The Mytilus galloprovincialis chromosome 2, xbMytGall1.hap1.1, whole genome shotgun sequence genome has a window encoding:
- the LOC143064297 gene encoding uncharacterized protein LOC143064297 — protein sequence MSILGEHPQKITEKSLSYLLSLTRLDIEGSSMTRLAALSVIHQLITIDPTGDVRTLFLTNGILEQVLMEFDFGFESEENSTFLEVSLNILWNLSKLAICPVQPLISEVVFRRLMLLFDSTSSFYTFSSQFTSTLKSLCENKHLVGHVSPCTISVRVKEDITKATRGMLRTVSNFPTEVHVCTLYDTNDPDNEIDLTAHLVSNKLAWPLDTKSKPNQQKEDESENAWKDVIVTEVISGPYFWAHIGIETIENMRKIQNLLLLEYSSGRLHQMSCVKGDLIVVAKERDGEVFLFRAEVLSRKPQEVRVWALDYGFVVNVAVDNVMNVYGTPNNLNLPPQIKLCSIQGVQAQPRDSLMVKLSGAILCNLTQKSIPAGDVILKLDGFETLQKFIEISPDQDINTEVLKLITNLSYGERKRRKWLETNIIPVLLGKTMDQTNKLTLQNILYSLTNLIIRCDEARAKFYHSQGIDTILTVLITSQRNSSVSRAAIHLLKVFIQRLNQTSTECLPMNVSLRSGKNSNHRKSEMDKLLQEMSDVRLKRGEIQYAIPEDRLSHNFSHDSREAIRPELADIGQHPPTKQQLLDMIEGRQSSDLDPVPINACAKTFDNKKYFIKDQIVDIQTDSLHELRPNKTLSTVSASLISTHVCGMLNNRKGGEIIFGLSAISKAEGLKASRDDRDEFRLGVDRMMTDKLSPPALHSLFDMEYHQVVEDNEDSGRLIPIPDLYIIVIRIKPSKGSLYTMKRDNTSYIRFGSTTALLSMQDLRNLVILEEEDRYRSQIIELRHKLQEHSP from the exons ATGTCCATCCTTGGTGAACATCCACAGAAAATTACGGAGAAAAGTTTGAGTTACCTGTTAAGCCTTACACGGCTGGACATAGAAGGTTCATCCATGACCAGACTAGCAGCGTTATCAGTCATCCATCAGTTAATAACAATAGATCCAACTGGTGATGTCAGAACTCTTTTCTTAACCAATGGGATTTTAGAACAGGTTTTAATGGAATTTGATTTTGGTTTCGAATCTGAAGAGAATTCCACTTTTCTTGAAGTGTCGTTAAATATTTTATGGAATTTATCAAAACTTGCTATTTGTCCGGTGCAGCCCCTTATTTCTGAGGTGGTATTTCGTAGACTTATGTTACTCTTTGATTCAACGTCTTCATTTTACACATTCTCATCACAGTTTACCTCAACATTGAAAAGCCTTTGTGAAAATAAACATTTAGTTGGACATGTTTCGCCCTGTACAATATCAGTTAGAGTAAAGGAAGATATTACAAAGGCTACACGTGGCATGCTTAGAACTGTTAGTAACTTTCCAACTGAGGTGCATGTCTGTACTTTGTACGACACAAATGATCCTGACAATGAAATTGATTTGACAGCTCATCTTGTTTCAAACAAATTAGCATGGCCGTTAGATACAAAAAGTAAACCTAATCAACAGAAAGaagatgaatctgaaaatgcttGGAAGGATGTCATAGTGACAGAAGTTATAAGTGGGCCATATTTTTGGGCTCATATTGgaattgaaacaattgaaaacatgaggaaaattcaaaatctaCTGCTTCTGGAATATTCTTCAGGCAGACTTCATCAAATGTCTTGTGTGAAAGGTGATTTGATAGTTGTTGCAAAGGAAAGAGATGGTGAAGTATTCCTTTTCAGGGCCGAGGTGTTGTCAAGAAAACCACAGGAAGTAAGGGTATGGGCCCTTGACTATGGATTTGTTGTTAATGTAGCAGTAGACAATGTCATGAATGTGTATGGTACACCTAACAATTTAAATCTACCTCCACAGATAAAGCTCTGTTCAATTCAAG GTGTACAGGCACAGCCCAGGGACTCATTGATGGTAAAATTGTCTGGAGCCATTTTATGTAATCTGACACAGAAAAGCataccagcag GTGATGTTATATTGAAACTTGATGGTTTTGAGACATTACAGAAGTTTATAGAAATAAGCCCAGATCAGGACATCAATACAGAGGTTCTCAAATTGATCACAAATCTGTCATATGGTGAAAGAAAGAGGAGGAAATGGCTAGAAACTAATATCATTCCAGTATTACTTG GAAAGACAATGGACCAGACTAATAAGCTGACTTTGCAGAATATTTTATACAGTCTCACCAACTTAATCATCCGATGTGATGAGGCAAGGGCCAAGTTTTATCACAGTCAAG gTATAGATACTATTTTAACAGTCCTCATCACTTCTCAGAGAAATTCATCTGTATCTCGAGCTGCTATACATCTTTTAAAAGTCTTTATCCAAAGATTAAATCAAACGTCTACAGAATGTTTACCAATGAACGTGTCTCTTCGATCAGGAAAAAATTCAAACCATAGGAAATC AGAGATGGACAAACTACTCCAAGAAATGTCTGATGTAAGATTGAAGAGAGGAGAAATACAATATGCCATTCCAGAAGACAGACTTAGTCAT aatttttcaCATGATAGTCGAGAAGCAATTCGACCTGAATTAGCTGATATTGGACAACACCCTCCAACCAAACAACAGTTACTTGATATGATAGAAGGTAGACAAAGTTCAG ATTTAGATCCTGTACCAATCAATGCTTGTGCAAAGACCTTTGACaacaagaaatattttataaaag ACCAAATAGTGGACATTCAGACAGATTCACTGCATGAATTGAGACCAAATAAGACTTTGTCGACTGTATCTGCCTCATTAATATCCACTCATGTCTGTGGAATGCTTAACAATC GCAAAGGTGGGGAGATTATTTTTGGGTTATCCGCAATATCAAAGGCAGAGGGATTAAAGGCATCTAGGGATGATCGAGATGAGTTTAGACTTGGTGTAGATAGAATGATGACAGATAAATTGTCTCCCCCTGCCCTGCATTCTTTATTTGATATGGAGTACCATCAGGTTGTAGAAGATAATGAAGATTCAGGACGATTAATACCAATACCAGATTTGTATATTATTG